From the genome of candidate division TA06 bacterium:
AGGCCAAAGTCAACAAAATATGCGTAATTTTTGCTTGTTTTTTTCAGCGGTTTGGATTATCCTATAGCGTGATGACTTTTTTTGATTTCATAAAGATACTGCTGTTATGGCCGTTCTCCCTGATGTACGGAATGGTTTTGCTTGTGCGCCGGGCTTTTTATCTCTTTGGCTTTGCCAAAATCCAACAGGCCGGGATTCCGGTGATCTCGGTGGGAAACATCGCGGCGGGCGGCACCGGGAAAACTCCATTCGCGATATGCCTCTCCCAGATGCTTATGAACAGGGGGCTTACCGTGGCCGTAATTTCCCGGGGCTATAAAAGGAGGGTCGGAACGGCCGGTTCCGGGATCACGGTGGTCAGCGACGGTTTGAATGTCAAATGTACGACGGCGGAAGCTGGCGATGAGCCGTTTTTGATGGCCTCGCGCCTGCTGGGGACTAAAGAGAAACCGGGCGCATTGGTCATCGTTGGCAAGGATCGGGCGGCCGGGGCCAAGAAGGCCGTGGAGCTGGGCGCGCAGGTCATCATCCTGGATGACGGGTTCCAGCACTTGCGGCTGAAGCGGGACCTGGATATCGTTCTGCTGGACAGCCAACGGCCTTTTGACAACGGCTGGCTGCTGCCGGCCGGGAGGCTGCGGGAGCCGAAGAGCGCGCTGCGCCGGGCGGAGGTTATAGCGCTTACCAGATGCGGGGCTGAAAAGCAGAAAGCGGAAAGCAGAAGGCGGAAAATCAAAAACAAGAGCGGGAAAGCAGAAATATTTGAGACCCGGCACAGGACAGGGCAGCCGTATGGATTTGTTGACAGGTCCGCACCGGACAGGGAAATGCTGAAGAATACCAGAATCCTTTTGTTTTCGGGGATCGCCAGGCCGGAGTCCTTTGAACAAAGCGTCAGGCAGGCCGGGCTTTCTTTTACAACCCATCTGAAATATTCCGATCACCATCACTATTCTCAGGACCAACTGAAGCAGATCGCCGGGAAAGCCCGAGGATACGACTTCCTGTTTACCACGGAAAAAGACACAGTCAGGCTTCCGCCCGATATTGATTTCGGCAAACCGTTGTTTGTCCTGCCGGTGGAGATAGAATTTTTGGATGAAGACCAGAAACAAAAGTTTGAACAGATAGTGCTGGATAAGGTTAAAATAAAATGACTTTGGAAGAATACCAAAAACTGCCCAGCGAAAAGCTATACGGCCTGATTGCCGAACTGAAGCGGCAAAAGGATGCAGTCTTCTTGGTGCACAATTACCAAACATTGGACGTGCAGGAGATCGCTGACTTTTTGGGCGATTCCCTGGCCCTGGCCCAGGCGGCTGTCCGGACCAAGGCCGGAATCATAGTTTTCTGCGGGGTGCATTTTATGGCCGAAAGCGCCAAGATTCTGAACCCCGGCAAAAAAGTGCTGATGCCCGATGTGAAGGCCGGCTGCCCCATGGCCGACATGATAACGGCCGAGGCCCTGATAGCAGCCAAAAAACAGCATGACGATCCGATAGTGGTGGCCTATGTCAACAGCTCGGCGGCGGTGAAGGCCCAGAGCCACATTTGCTGCACTTCTTCCAATGCGGTCAAGGTAGTGAAGTCGCTGTCCCGCGACAAACAGGTGCTGTTCGTGCCCGATAAGAATCTGGGCTCCTATGCCGCCAAAGTATCGGGCTGCCGGCTGATCCTGTGGCCGGGATATTGTTTTGTGCACAACCGCTTCACCGTGGAAGACGTGAAAGCCGCCAGAGAAGAGTATCCCGGATCCCGGCTGATAGT
Proteins encoded in this window:
- the nadA gene encoding quinolinate synthase NadA; translated protein: MTLEEYQKLPSEKLYGLIAELKRQKDAVFLVHNYQTLDVQEIADFLGDSLALAQAAVRTKAGIIVFCGVHFMAESAKILNPGKKVLMPDVKAGCPMADMITAEALIAAKKQHDDPIVVAYVNSSAAVKAQSHICCTSSNAVKVVKSLSRDKQVLFVPDKNLGSYAAKVSGCRLILWPGYCFVHNRFTVEDVKAAREEYPGSRLIVHPECSPKVVELADEAASTSGMVKAVGEQAGVNEWIIGTEMGLVDQLSQSHPDKGIYPLARHAVCRNMKMTTLAKIAWVLEHEENEIRLSEEMAEKARESLERMLAV
- the lpxK gene encoding tetraacyldisaccharide 4'-kinase; this encodes MMTFFDFIKILLLWPFSLMYGMVLLVRRAFYLFGFAKIQQAGIPVISVGNIAAGGTGKTPFAICLSQMLMNRGLTVAVISRGYKRRVGTAGSGITVVSDGLNVKCTTAEAGDEPFLMASRLLGTKEKPGALVIVGKDRAAGAKKAVELGAQVIILDDGFQHLRLKRDLDIVLLDSQRPFDNGWLLPAGRLREPKSALRRAEVIALTRCGAEKQKAESRRRKIKNKSGKAEIFETRHRTGQPYGFVDRSAPDREMLKNTRILLFSGIARPESFEQSVRQAGLSFTTHLKYSDHHHYSQDQLKQIAGKARGYDFLFTTEKDTVRLPPDIDFGKPLFVLPVEIEFLDEDQKQKFEQIVLDKVKIK